The DNA region cgcACGCTGAACTTGCAGGGCTATGTCCCACGTCTGGCTCCactccttccccccccaccccgagtTCCACGGGCAGCAGCCCCGAGTGGGCCCTTGGCTGGGTACCTGgtgagagcagagctgcaggtcaCGTCCACCAGCAAGTCTGAGCTCTGGGGGTAACCCTGGCTTTACCACTCCTCTCCCTCGCCGAAGCTTGCtgtccttgctgcttttccctggaaaggcaccagcctctcccagcctggGCCACGTGTGATGCCAGGGAGGCTGAAGGACACCGGTACCCGCTGCACCAACAAGCTAGCAAATGCTGATGGGTGAAAACAGATGCTCTGCTCTCTTCCCCAcaggcagccacagctgagGGCTTGTTTTTTGGAGAACGTGCTAAGATGGACAGCCTGAAGCAGGAGGAGTGTTTAGATGGTTCCTACCTAGCAACAGGTTCAGGGGTAGATTTATCACAGAGAAGCAAGGTTGGAACTAATAGGGATGCTGCTCgtttccctgctttgcttttctatgCAGCAGCCTCACCGCCACATCCAGACCCAGGGACCTTCTTCACCCCTTGCCTGCCATGAGTAAAGATCAGCTCCAGTGAGTTGATTCCCTTTATGGGGGTGTTGGATGGTGCAGATGTCCCTGTACCAAATCCAGGACCCACAGGCTACACACCTCATGGGACAGGAGGATGCACACCACCATGTAGAACTCATTTAAGCAAATCCTCCCCCTCGCATTTTTGCTCCAGCAATTCAAACGGCAGCATGACCTGGTCCTTACTCAGGTCGGTCACACAGTGGAGAAAGCAGTAAAACGGCAGATCTGGAAAACAGTGAGCTCTCAGTCATCATCTGCACAAAGCTGAGAGCAATAATTAGAaggatttcttttattttaaatgcccACTGCTCCCAGACAGGTTGCACAGGCAATTAAAACACAGTAGCAGACAAGAGATACCGTTTAGGTTTAATAGACAGCATTAATAAGATGGCCTGATTTATGACAGGGTATGTGATTTCTGCACAGAAGGCAATGTTAAAGTGCtcataatttttctgtctgtcatcTCTTCCACCTCactgctggaggaaaaaaggacttttccaacAAACCAGAAACCTTGGAAATAgaacctgtttttcttttggaggtGTCACTTTTAACTCCATGACCCACTAACGATTATTTTTAGTCCTATTTCATCTTCTCCAGTGCATAGGAAGAGCCAAACTTCCAGATCAAGCATTTCCATCAAACTTCCCCAACCGCAAACACAGGACCAACAGCCCCTGCTAAAAATATCTGCAGCCTGGTCTGATTCTGCTACCCTTAAATTTCTGTCAGTGGGGCAAACCCACAGGAAGAGGTGTCATTGGAGCTGGAGCACCATGGGGGTTTGCAAACACATGGTGATAGAACAAAGAACTGCAGGCAGGAGGCGGGGAAGCTGTGAACCAGTGGACAAGAGGGTTGCGAACAGCCTCATGTGGAGGACACTACTGGCGAGAAACCTACCTGCTTTCTAACACAGAGCACGATCGGTTTATGGAAAGGATTACATGATGAGGTCGCTGCAGTGCTAAGGAATTAGCTTCAGTGAGCCAGAAATCCCCTCTTGCCCTGTGTTCCTGGCATCTTGCTTGCACAGCTGTAAAGATCTCCTTCATCACTGGCCTGGGTTTTTCCTGTGTCGATTGTCTGCTTGTTGTGCCAGGACCTGGTTATCGTGTTTGTACAGTACCAGTGAGCCTGACCTGGGGGCTTCACGTGCTGCTGCGATGCAGAGGACAGTAATACCATAAAATCAAACAGGTTTCATAGGCTTTTGGACCTTTTCCTGTcacacaaacagggaaggaggcaatggaaggggaaagggggaagaagTATCTTCAGTGAGAGCTGGAAATGCATCTCGGTGGCTCTGCATGGTCCCCTGAGCCACGTATTTCAGAAGCCAATGCGGGAGTAGCCAGGCCATGTAACCTTCCAGAGTGGTTGGGGCACGATGGAGCAGGGAGGACGTGGTGGCACATGCTGTATCTGAAAGCTTTCTGGGGTATTGCCAATTACTTGCATTAACCAAGCTGCTAGTTAATTAGTATGACAGAGTGCTGCATTTGTCCTAACATCTGAAGTGCAGTATTTGCGATGTCTGTGATCTTTGGTTTTAAATCCTAAGCGATGCAGCATTCTGTGTGTCTCTTTTCAAAACATTACACAGAGCTTGTAATCTTAGAGCCTTAATGCCAACCTCGTTTTTGGAACTACTTACTGTTCAGATAATTCTTTCAATGAACATCCAGGAGCTGGAAATACACTGTCAGTGCTGCAGCATCTCTTACTGACGACAAGCAGTATACTTCATCTAAAcacaaatgctgcagaaaacacCCAGATTTCAGCTTCACCTCAGCTGGCCATGGAAGATCAGCCAAACAGAATTAGCACCATGGCAATGACCcctcacagaaggaaaaacctGCCCTAGAACCAGGTGCAACTTCTGTCCCACAGCTTCAATGCTTTCCCCACATTTTCAAGAATTCCCCTCAGATGTAGAGGCAAGGGATCCCCTTCCATTCAGTGTTAAAGGATAACGTGTACTAAAATCAAGTGACAGAAATTATTCTTACAATGATCAAGAGCattaaatttgattaaaaagtGCAAGATAGCACAGACTTAAGGATTTATCTTAGACTGTAGCGCAAATCTCAGCCTCAGACAAGTGGTACCCAGAAGCTGTTGGTCCGTGCCGGGGCTGTGCTATGTAGCAGCCACTGcagggctttgcttttcctcttagCCAGGGCTTTAATGTTTCTAGTTTCCAGCACCTGACGGTGTCTGTGCAATGTGTCCGGGAGCTATGGCTGCTTTTGAATGCCCAGTTTCTTATTCAAGTTATCTGTTAGGAAGCCAAACTGCTCTTCTATTTATATAAAGTGTTTATCACCCGTTTCTCTTCCGACCCAGAACGAGTCTAATCCAGCACAGCAATAACCATTGAAAGTGCTCTTTATTCCTTACTCCTAAGCTATACCAAGAATAATACTAATAAAATCTAAATCCACTGGCTTACTTGGATGCCAGACCCTCTGTAACCCCACATTTAAAACGTGGAGCCGTATGCTGTCCTGCAGTCAGGTCAGCAGTTTCTCCTCCTTGGGTCGTAACGGTGAGCAAGAGCTCAGCTCTGCTAACGCGTGCTGCTGAGGACTGTGCTGAGTGGTCCTGGTTAACGCGATGGTGATGCTCGTGACCACCTCTCCATAGGATCAGAGGTGTTCCTAGGAGCTTGGGGCACATTTGCAaaattctttgcatttctgGAGTTTATATTCTCTTTCTCTTATTATCACTTGAGAAACAGTTGAAGTAATTCATAGGTAGATAATTAGCCTGTTCACTGGCTGGGTTTGACACCTGTGAGTGTTCTGCAAGAAATGGGTGGAAAGAATTCAAACGGCTGATTCCCTTTCACTACGGAGTCAAGAGATAGTAAATCTGCTTACAGGGTCTCAAGCGCTGGATATAGGCTGCCATAGCCCCCAAAATGCTGTGCTGGATCGGAGCTGCTCAGAAACTTCTGAAGGGGTAACTTGAGTTTGCAAAATTTACGCCAGCAGAGAAATCACCTCTCTGACTGAGCCCCAGCCTGATCAGCCTTCCCTCAGGTAGTCTGCAGGGCATCTACCCGCACCGCGAGCCCGTTGGCTTAGGATTTGTCTTGGATTCCATATCTTTAGAGCCCCTGATAAGGATAGGTATCCCCAATACATGCCCACAGCTCTTGTAGGGGCAATTACAAAGATGACGGAGTCAATCACATATCGGGGAGGCAGGTGACAGAGCGAGGGGCAAtgaccccaggcagcagcttAGGAGGTCCAGTGGGACATTAGGGAAAACCCTCCCCCCGGGATGGTGGTGCCCCTGGAGCAGGTAACCCCAGGATGTCATGTCCGCTCCATTCTGGGAAGTTTTTCAGGACTTAGCTGGACAGATTGCTGTCTGACCTGGTCCAGTGCTGGTGACACTCCTGCTCCAAGCGGGGACTTGGTGACTGCTGGGGGTCCCATCCGTGCAATGTTTCTATGGCTGCGTACAATGTCCAGGTCCCCTAGTACAATAAAGTAAAAACGCTATTAAGAATTATAACGTTAAAAATACTGATAGCTAAAACATTGGGAAAATCGAGATTAAAAGGATGAGATTCTGAAAGCAATTGCTCTGATTCTGTTCTATTTTTACTCTGGGATTGCCAAATCCACGCGTTGTACCAGATCAGATCCGAAACCCATGAAGTGAAGCGAAGTGAAGTGAAAAAAAGCGCTCGGTTAtttccagcttctttctgtTCCAGGGATACACTTGCATTTTCAGCTCCTTTCCCCCCACAACTCAGTGGGGAGAACGGAAGAAGTAGGGGAACACaaaacttttttcaaaaaaaaggcagctgaaattcTCACACAGCCACCAATTTCCAGGAACCGGAGTTAATAGTATTTCAAGCATCAGCATCAGGAAACTCGCAGCAGGAATGCGAGGGCTGATCGTACCGGGATAAACCCAGGGGATTTGGCAACAGCGAAGACAAGGAGAGGTGACAATGTGCTTAGGGTGTAGTAGAGAAATCGCCAAGATGCTCCCACAGCGAGAGCCCGCGTTCCGCAGGGGGATGGGGTGTGTAggcgcctccccccccccccccccccccccgcccccgtgTCGTCGTCGTCGTCCCCCCTCTAACGGGGGCAGCCGcgcgccccccagccccctgcccacgcCGGGGCCGTGCCGGATTGCGGCTGCACGGCCCGGTGTTTCCCCTAGGTGTCCCCATGCCGCGGGATTTCCAGCCCGGGTGTCGGGGGCTTGGAAGTTTTGCGGGGCAGGGGGCGCGGACCCGCACGCCTGGCACCGCCGGGGTCACAACGCCTGGCCCGCCGTGCCGATGCGCTCCAATTCCTGCCGCtgggaaatgtaaaaatatttgtgccTGGCTGTTTTCACGTGAGCCGAGCCGGGAGGGAGGACGCGTCCCTCCGGTGCCCCGGCGCTTCAGGTGACGCTtcccgcagcccccggggctGTGGGCTCAACCGCTCCGCTCGccgggccccggggcggcggggggctgggcCCGGCCGGTGTCCGGCCTCGCTGGCCTCCACCATCGCCCCCCGACGGGCCGGCCGCCgcctgcggggctggggggtgcgGGGTGGGGTCCGGGGGGATGTGATACGCGACTCCCTGCTCCGCTCAAGGGCACGGCTTGCGGCGGGGCCGAACCGAGCCGGGCTGTGCCATACCACGCTGCACGGGGTGGTGCGCTCTGCTGAGCCGGGCCGGCCCGTGCCCTTGCTGAGCCGTGccgggctgtgtcgggctgtgccgtgccgtgccctgGCTGAGCCGTGCCCTGCCGTGCCCTGGCTGAGCCATGCCGTGCTGTGCCCTGGCTGAGCCATGCCGTGCCAAGTTGTGCCGTGCTGTGCCCTGGCTGAGCCGTGCCATGCCTTGGCTTGATCTCTGGCtgagccgtgccgtgccggccTGTGCCGTGCCCTGGCTAAGCCGGGTCGGGCCGTGCAACGCCCTGGCTGAGCCATGCCGTGCCAAGttgtgccgtgccgtgccctgGCTGAGCCGTGCcgggctgtgccgtgccgtgccctgGCTAAGCCGTGCCCTGCCGTGCCCTGGCCGAGCCATGCCGTGCCAGGTTGTGCCGTGCCGCGCCCTGGCTGAGCCGTGCCATGCCTTGGCTTGAGCCCTGGCtgagccgtgccgtgccgtgccgtgccgtgccgtgccgggcggggcggggcggggcggggcggggcgggcggccaATGgtgcgggggcggcgggcgggccaGCAGGTGGAGCGGCGCCGGCTCCATGTGCGCGGCTGGAGGCGGCCTCGCTCCCCGCTCCGCGGCGCAGCGGCTCCGTCCTCCCCCGGGGCAGGGCGCGGGAGGCGGCTGGCGGCAGCTCCCCGGCCGCGGCAGCCCCGCACCGCTCCGGCATGGCTTTCGCCAATTTCCGCCGTATCCTGCGCCTCTCCACTTTCGAGAAGCGGCGGTCCAAGGAGTACGAGCACGTCCGCCGCGACCTGGACCCCGGCGAGGTGTGGGAGGTGGTGGGCGAGCTGGGCGACGGCGCCTTCGGCAAGGTCTACAAGGTGGGTCGGCGGCCGGGGGGCGCTGGGGGCTGCCGGGCGGGGCGAGGCACCTGCGGCCCCGCGGGGGTGGCGGTGTCGCCCTCCGCACCGCGGGCTCGGTGCCGGGCCCGTTAGCTGCGccgccggggcagggccgggcggcTGCTGAGTGCAGCGCTTggcttggggcagggggagggagggcgagcagctttttttaattatgattttccttttcccccttaaaTCGACCGTGTTCCGCGCGATGCTGTGTCAGGCGAGGGGGTtgcgccccgcagccccgcgggTGGTGCtgtgtgtccctgtgtccccgCCGGCAGCACGCCCCGAGCAGGACAGCCCGGCTCCCGGCAGCGGGGACACGGCCCGTGCTATGAATGTTTAACCTTTATGTTAAAGGATGGGGGGTTTAAAGGCCAAATACTCGCAGTACTTTGCACTCCGAAATAGCAGCGGGTTTGCTGTTCCCGGCTCTGACACACTGCGctcccctgtgctgcagctgggggcggggggtgggggggtggggtggccgGGGCTCCCGGCTGCTTGGGGCACCGTTGTTACACCCAGTTTGGAACTGGGCAGCTGCCTTCCGATGGTCTCATCAGTTTGCTAGGGAAGGTGTTGGCTTCTCCGAACTGGGAAAGAAGTAGGAACTtctgggcaggctggctgcaggtCAGGACAGAAGTGTTTTATTACGGTGTCCTGGGATTTGTTGTATTTATGTTGTTGTTTCTATCGTATTATTTGATAGAAACTTTCTAAAAAAACACCCTGGGCTCTAAGTGTCCAGTGAGTGGAAGCCTTTGGTGAAGGATCCTGTCTTCTATTACAATGCAGTTCCTAAAAATCATATTTGCATccttaatgtatttttccttccaaaagtAGCACCAGTGCTTCTGTTACAAGTTTATTTGGTGTTGTGCATTGGAAACCCATTTGTATATTAGCAACATTCACTCTTCTCCAGGATAATTACATGCTTAGGTTTCTCATGCAATGATAGGAACAAGGTAAGCAttgtaaaagaaattaacagGCTTCTGAGACAAATGAAAACGTAGAAGAATAACTgatttaaatcctttttattttaaacatgtatAGCATATCCGAAGTAGGTAACTTTCAGCATAAAGCTACTTTATAAGTGGCTGGTTTAGTTAAGTCTGTTGTAATACCTGAGTGCCTCTGCTATTGACTCCAGCCTCACACCAATAATAAAATTAGCAGGATAACTAGAGGTACTGTAGGCTAAGGATGGCAGCCTGTTAGGTAATAACATCTCATCTCCAGCTACTTCCATCTCCTTTGAATCCCCATTTTGACCCAAATGAGAATATGGGTTATCGTAAATGGCACAGTGAAGACCACGTGTTTATAGCTGGTACATTCAGGCGACCGTCTGCTTTTGTGGTGTTTTAACACAGTTGATCAGGGAGTGGGGGTTAATGTTGTGACAGAAATCAAAGGCTGTTTTATTCTCAGTAAAGTTTTAATTCTCAGTCTTTGATCTCTTCTCCACCTGTTCTCCATCCTGGTTGGCACATGGACATGGTTGCTTTTTGAAGAATTCTCATgcaagattttgtttgttttaaaatgcacaaattATTTGGGTGCCACATCCTGTAACGCCTTATTTTAGGTAATGGCCAGTGGCATTATTGCAGAAATGTAGTTTCCTGTCATGCTCAGATTTAACTTGCATATTGCCTTCCTCTGTCTTTCTAAATCTGGAGCGCTCCCCAAGGTGGTGATGCATGTAGGATGGAGATGTGAAAGAAGAGGCTTGACCTCTTGTTCTACtcagctgcctgaaaaaaaccccaaacaagcaAACTAACCCACTTGTGCTCAAGGAGAATGTAGATGGCCAAGACATGAAGAACAATTTTAATCATTCTCTTTAAGTCACTTTAAAGTCAATTTGCCGTTCACACAAAAGGGATCATTTAGAGCAAGTCTGACTGTTTGTATGGCTGTGAAAGTTTCAGGATGTTTGAATGAAGTTCCTGCCGGTCTTCCGCCCCTTTTCCACACACGGAAGCGTGGGGAGGTGACAGAATCTGCCTGTGCCTGCATCCTGCCCTACATACCATATGTTGTACTCCCTCCAAAGAGCCGATTGTCCCTGAACATTGCAAAAGGCTGGGATTTGTACACTGAAGAGGTGGACCTGGGAGAAGTTTAGATAtggatagaagaaaaaaatgtgcttgttttactaggttttggttttatgaGGCTGGGTttgagcaggaggaaggagggctCAGCTGGGTGATGGTTTTATTGGGGAGCATTACTGCCCTGCAGAACACTGTCAGGGAACGCTGTCTTGGACTCCCCGTGTACTTGGCTGAGCAAACTTGAACTGGTTTGACACAGCACTTATGAAAGTGGGACAGgcttaatttaaatatatattaattaaaaataacaaagtctTTAGTGGAGTCTGAAATGTATACATCAGACCTTAAGAAACCTGCAGCCAGTGGAAACTACTGCAATTTCCCTATTGTTatacaaagacttttttttttttcagcaaaggaGGACCCAATTGTATGAGGAAACAGTGAAACTAGTTGCAGAGGGTAATGAAGCTGAAGAGTAGGAGGGGGCGGGGAGAAACTGTTTCTTTCTAGCTCTTATTCTATTAATGTCTTGGTTTTGGTAAGTCCAGCAGTTATGATAAGGAAGGGATAGCAGCCCATAGATAGTAATGCACTGCATGCCAAATATGCTTTGTTACCCACCTCATCCAAAGCTCGTTAAATCAATAATATTAAATCAGTCATTaggccaggagctgggagctgtgAACAGAGCGTGCTAGCCTGGGAAGTCTGCAGCACCTCTAGGGTTGTGGGCCTGTAAAAGTTCCTAACTCAGACCCTTTTCAAACAGCCTTAAGAAAGCAgagttctttttcttcaaaaatgccCAAGGTACGATCAATAAAATATATAGCTGTGGTTTTATTCGTTCAAAGTCGACatctgtttgtgtgtgcatggggGGAGAAGTGGTAGCAGCACCCCCAGTGAGCTGCTTTGCCAAAGCAAAGCCATGCGGATCTCGGAGCTGTGCAGATGCTCGGAGCGAAGCCAGCGGTGCAGGCTGCCGTGGGCTGAACGCTTGGAGCTGCTGAATCACATCTCAGTCCTGCAAAACCCATTAGTTGGTGCAGTATTTACTGTTGCAGGTAGTTGCATTAATGTCAGCAGGAATAGGTATGCAAGGGCTCTTCTGGGCATTGAAAATTCACAAGCTAGCAGGGGTGGACTGGATCTTACAAAagggtgggctgtgctggaagAAGCCCTGGGACTCGTTGCCTTTCTTATGGTGGGATGGTTTTGCTGCACTCATGCCTCTTGTGAAACACTATCTCCCCTTCCCAGGGTGCGCTGATGGGGACACTGGCTCCCTGATAAGGCTTTCTCCTCGcagggtggggacaggctgtccCCTGCGGGAGCATGGGCaactgtgctgcctgcagcccccaccgTGGTGGGAAAGGGGCTTGTTCACTTGAACTTGCCTTCAAACGGCTGTCCTTGCCGGCTTGAGGAGAGATGTTGCTGAACCCCATGCCACAGCAAGCCATAAGCGTGCTTTTTGTGTGGtcattctcctttcttcttaacccaaattcagctttttaagCTGTATCTTATCTGCTCTATTATGGTGGTATTAGTGCTGTACATGCTACAGACTATAAATgctctgttttgaaatttgGGTAATAAAAGACTAATTGTTAAATGTTGTGCAGCTGCCTTATAAGCCTGGCTTTCACAGCCATGGGCCCGTTTGAAGGCACAAGACTGTCCCCGCCACATGCAGACCTCTCTGCTCGCCAGCTGAACCTGCACCGTTCTGGTTTTGCACGAGCTGGCTCGAGTGACTTGGGCTCAGCTCTTGTCGGTTTGATTCATGGGGGATTTAGCGTGTAATTCCTGGAAAGGGTGCCACAGAGAGATGCTAATCTGTTAAGTTagcctaacaaaaaaaaaaaggggggggggagggaggaagttTGATTGTAACTATGGccacaaaaaaaatactaaaacccACAGGTAATATCGAATCATGGCCTTGTCCGTTAGAATaactgaaagtttttttcctaaaatgtttcAGCTGAGGAGGGAAGAGTAATGGGAAGACACCACTGCTTTAGTTATAGAGCAGTGGTCCAACAATATTAAACCTGGTTGAACTTTAAATTTGATGCTCGCTTGAAACTCACTGAAACGTGTGAAGCTGCATCCCTGCTGAAGTCCAAGTGAAGCTTGTCCCTCGCCCACGGAGCCGCGGCTGTATCTGTGTGGCAGGGGAGAGGGATAGCTCTCCATGGCCTAAATATTTTGATAATGACTTCAGCGTCATGGCCCAGAGCTTGGCAATGCTGCTGACAGTGGGCTGAGCTGTGGGCAGCTGCATGGAAGAGAAAGTTTAGATGAAGGCTTTGAGCTTTTCACCGTCAAGCATGTGGCAATCGTTCCTTGGGAAAATCCCTGCTGAGTGTGTctcgtgattttttttttttaattatttattattcttgaATGTGTGGTGTccttgggggggaaaaaaaagattctcTTTCTTGGGATGCTGCTGTCTGTAAATCGAGGGTTGTCCTCGTGAGACTCGGGTCAAAGCCACCCTCACACCGTGCGGTCACAGGTTGCTGGGGCTCTGGCTGCGGCgggtggctgtgctgccctcctgcctgcactgccagcCTCGCTCAGCCGCAGATCCCCAGGGAAAAGGAATTCAGCTATGAAGAGCagtcactaaaaaaaaaaaaaaaaaaaaaaaaaggcaagtctTTAAAACAATGAAGTAACAGGTACATTTTAACAAATGTGCTGTTGAAGGCAGCAGGGGGTGGTGACTCATGTAGCTGTGCCAGGGTTAAGTATGGCAAGACCAGGGGCGCAGGGA from Falco biarmicus isolate bFalBia1 chromosome 8, bFalBia1.pri, whole genome shotgun sequence includes:
- the EFCAB9 gene encoding LOW QUALITY PROTEIN: EF-hand calcium-binding domain-containing protein 9 (The sequence of the model RefSeq protein was modified relative to this genomic sequence to represent the inferred CDS: deleted 1 base in 1 codon; substituted 2 bases at 2 genomic stop codons), whose protein sequence is MAAYIQRLRPSEVKLKSGCFLQHLCLDEVYCLSSVRDAAALTVYFQLLDVHXKNYLNNLPFYCFLHCVTDLSKDQVMLPFELLEQNARGRICLNEFYMVVCILLSHEVCSLTIHWHAGPAFQLLDVDGDNKIGFNMSEATRFLSDIQKXLKKTFNDFDVSGNEQLNYREFKLFAVFCIDKQ